One Thermus sp. CCB_US3_UF1 DNA window includes the following coding sequences:
- the scpB gene encoding SMC-Scp complex subunit ScpB, with protein MPSLKAEILAVLFAAGRPVSLKELRALGHPEEAVLRALKALEADLKEGHLGVALERVAGGWRLLVHPEALPAVERVLKPSPPRLSKAALEVLALIAYHQPVARAELEAMRGKSVEGVLESLLERDLVRVVGEKEAPGRPKLYGTTERFLEVFGLESLEDLPPLEDGPPLLLRG; from the coding sequence ATGCCTAGCCTGAAGGCGGAGATCCTGGCGGTGCTCTTCGCCGCGGGGAGGCCCGTGAGCCTCAAGGAGTTGCGGGCCCTGGGCCACCCGGAGGAGGCGGTCCTGCGGGCCCTGAAGGCCCTCGAGGCCGACCTCAAGGAGGGGCACCTGGGCGTGGCCCTGGAGCGGGTGGCGGGGGGGTGGCGGCTCCTGGTCCACCCCGAGGCCCTGCCCGCGGTGGAGCGGGTCCTCAAGCCCTCCCCTCCAAGGCTCTCCAAGGCCGCCCTGGAGGTCCTGGCCCTCATCGCCTACCACCAGCCCGTGGCCCGGGCGGAGCTGGAGGCCATGCGGGGGAAGAGCGTGGAGGGGGTGCTGGAAAGCCTTCTGGAACGGGACCTGGTCCGGGTGGTGGGGGAGAAGGAAGCCCCAGGCCGCCCCAAGCTCTACGGCACCACGGAACGCTTCCTGGAGGTCTTCGGCCTGGAGAGCCTAGAAGACCTCCCGCCCCTCGAGGACGGCCCACCCCTCCTCCTCCGCGGCTAG
- a CDS encoding GNAT family N-acetyltransferase: MVHLRPARAEDLPAIACLSHRTLLLGREGSGVFPSPELWGELFVAPYLRRGCCCLVAEAEGQVVGYILGACADLALALDLLPRLPLLLLRLLLGAYGPPLPHLRYLLRLLLYPSPRAQRARYPAHLHIAVDPKAQGQGVGKVLLGAFLECLKARGVPGVQLSTTRANAAARKLYRALGFRLYAKRASPFWAPYWGHPVVHEVWVREL, translated from the coding sequence GTGGTCCACCTGCGCCCGGCCCGGGCCGAAGACCTCCCGGCCATCGCCTGCCTCTCCCACCGCACCCTTCTCCTGGGCCGGGAGGGGTCCGGGGTCTTCCCCAGCCCCGAGCTGTGGGGGGAGCTCTTCGTGGCCCCTTACCTCAGGCGGGGATGCTGCTGCCTGGTGGCCGAGGCCGAGGGCCAGGTGGTGGGCTACATCCTGGGGGCCTGCGCCGACCTGGCCCTGGCCCTTGACCTCCTCCCCCGCCTGCCCCTTCTCCTCCTCAGGCTCCTCCTCGGGGCCTACGGCCCCCCCCTGCCCCACCTGCGCTACCTTCTCCGCCTCCTCCTCTACCCCAGCCCCCGGGCCCAAAGGGCCCGCTATCCCGCCCACCTGCACATCGCCGTGGACCCCAAGGCCCAGGGGCAGGGGGTGGGGAAGGTGCTCCTTGGGGCCTTCCTGGAGTGCCTGAAGGCCAGGGGGGTGCCGGGGGTGCAGCTTTCCACCACCCGGGCCAACGCCGCCGCCCGGAAGCTCTACCGGGCCTTGGGCTTCCGCCTATACGCCAAGCGGGCCAGCCCCTTCTGGGCCCCCTACTGGGGCCACCCCGTGGTCCACGAGGTCTGGGTGCGGGAACTTTAG
- a CDS encoding EVE domain-containing protein, with product MAYWLLKSEPQVYSIQDLEREGRALWDGVRNYQARNYLLRMQKGDLCFFYHSSTTPPGIAGLCRVVRTGLPDPTQFDPESPYFDPKATREKPRWYTVEVAFVEAWPLIPLQALRPCFPQDHPLVRRGNRLSVMPVPPEVAERLIARRGCR from the coding sequence ATGGCCTACTGGCTCCTCAAGTCCGAACCCCAGGTCTACAGCATCCAGGACCTGGAAAGGGAAGGCCGGGCCCTTTGGGACGGGGTGCGGAACTACCAGGCCCGGAACTACCTGCTCAGGATGCAGAAGGGGGACCTCTGCTTCTTCTACCATTCCAGCACCACCCCTCCCGGCATCGCCGGGCTGTGCCGGGTGGTGCGGACGGGCCTCCCCGACCCCACCCAGTTTGACCCGGAAAGCCCCTACTTTGACCCCAAGGCCACCCGGGAAAAGCCCCGCTGGTACACGGTGGAGGTGGCCTTCGTGGAAGCCTGGCCCCTCATCCCCCTGCAAGCCCTCCGGCCCTGCTTCCCCCAAGACCACCCCCTGGTGCGGCGGGGGAACCGGCTTTCCGTCATGCCGGTTCCCCCGGAGGTGGCGGAAAGGCTTATTGCGCGGAGAGGGTGCCGATGA
- the dnaG gene encoding DNA primase, with translation MDTAQAVEAIKRRLPLKEVVSRYVVLKPAGRGRWKGLCPFHQEKTPSFYVDEEKGLFHCFGCKAGGDLFAFMERMEGLDFAGALERLAEEAGVELPQRGPAQNRRELLEVLKLAQAYFLEGLRASPEAQAYLQARGLSEASVARFGLGYAPPKGDGLLVYLSRHGVSPEEGLKAGVLAEREGRFFDRFRHRITFPIRDHLGRIVAFTGRALGEETPKYLNSPETSLFRKREVLFAYPEAKASLREGRAIVVEGLFDAIALHQMGFAETVAVLGSGLSEEQARLLKAQEVREVYLAFDADEAGQKATLQSLELELARQFVFYAVRLPAKDPGELLLHPQGPALFQKALEEALPEVAFRFQEAARDLDLTRPEHKRKVLERLTPRMLSPEPFDPVAERLKALVVERLGLAPRQLEEYLMSRKRGKPPPPPRPRPSPKTAPSSWSWT, from the coding sequence ATGGACACGGCTCAGGCGGTAGAGGCCATCAAGCGCCGCCTCCCCCTTAAGGAGGTGGTTTCCCGCTACGTGGTCCTGAAGCCCGCGGGCCGGGGACGGTGGAAGGGGCTTTGCCCCTTTCACCAGGAAAAAACCCCCTCCTTCTATGTGGACGAGGAAAAGGGCCTCTTCCACTGCTTTGGCTGCAAGGCCGGGGGGGACCTCTTCGCCTTCATGGAGCGCATGGAGGGCCTGGACTTCGCGGGAGCCCTGGAGCGCCTGGCGGAGGAGGCCGGGGTGGAGTTGCCGCAAAGGGGCCCTGCGCAGAACCGCCGGGAGCTCCTGGAGGTCCTCAAGCTGGCCCAGGCCTACTTTTTGGAAGGGCTTAGGGCCTCCCCGGAAGCCCAGGCCTACCTCCAGGCCCGGGGCCTCAGCGAGGCCAGCGTGGCCCGCTTTGGCCTGGGCTACGCCCCTCCCAAGGGGGACGGGCTCCTCGTCTACCTCTCCCGCCACGGGGTGAGCCCGGAGGAGGGCCTGAAGGCCGGGGTCCTGGCCGAGAGGGAAGGCCGCTTCTTTGACCGCTTCCGCCACCGCATCACCTTCCCCATCCGGGACCACCTGGGGCGGATCGTGGCCTTCACCGGCCGGGCCCTGGGGGAGGAAACCCCCAAGTACCTGAACTCCCCCGAAACCTCCCTCTTCCGCAAGCGCGAGGTCCTCTTCGCCTACCCCGAGGCCAAGGCCAGCCTCCGGGAGGGGCGGGCCATCGTGGTGGAGGGGCTGTTCGACGCCATCGCCCTGCACCAGATGGGCTTTGCCGAGACCGTGGCCGTCTTGGGCTCGGGGCTTTCCGAGGAGCAGGCCCGCCTCCTCAAGGCCCAGGAGGTGCGGGAGGTCTACCTGGCCTTTGACGCGGACGAGGCCGGGCAGAAGGCCACCCTGCAGAGCCTGGAGCTGGAGCTGGCCCGCCAGTTCGTCTTTTACGCCGTGCGCCTGCCCGCCAAGGACCCTGGGGAACTCCTCCTCCACCCCCAAGGCCCCGCCCTCTTCCAAAAGGCCCTGGAAGAGGCCCTGCCCGAGGTGGCCTTCCGCTTCCAGGAAGCCGCCCGGGACCTGGACCTCACGCGCCCGGAACACAAGCGGAAGGTCCTGGAACGCCTCACCCCCAGGATGCTCTCCCCTGAGCCCTTTGACCCCGTGGCCGAGCGGCTCAAGGCCCTGGTGGTGGAGCGGCTGGGCCTGGCCCCCAGGCAGCTGGAGGAGTACCTCATGAGCCGCAAGCGGGGCAAGCCGCCCCCACCCCCCCGCCCAAGGCCGAGCCCAAAAACCGCACCCTCCTCCTGGAGCTGGACGTGA
- a CDS encoding PIG-L deacetylase family protein, with amino-acid sequence MRRLAPWQWLVLLLALYLGVAEGVRLWLGLVWAERVAVLLAVLGVWAFVNGRFVFAYYHAFLTSFRVRRLPVAPEPSGEHLLVLAPHPDDEVLAAAGLMRRTLRRGGRVSVVYLTSGDAFDLAAGSPLPSKEAMRRLALRRMVEAWRGLKVLGLSREDAYFLGFPDQGLFHLFTTHYYLAYESPYTGLKAVAYPGCYRPGLPYTGKALEATLVELMEKLRPSRILLPSPLDAHRDHQATGYFGMQAAASLGLEGRLEYYLIHGGYQYPLPKGLHPRLPLYPPPRGRGLPWRRFPLSEEEVGLKEKAIRAHRSQMRLLGRFLLAFVRQNELFSPLPIPAKEVLAAEEEGWAVLEGREVF; translated from the coding sequence GTGCGCCGCTTGGCCCCGTGGCAGTGGCTTGTGCTCCTCCTTGCCCTCTACCTGGGGGTGGCCGAGGGGGTGCGCCTGTGGCTGGGCCTGGTCTGGGCTGAGCGGGTGGCCGTGCTGCTGGCGGTCCTGGGGGTGTGGGCCTTCGTCAACGGGCGCTTTGTCTTCGCCTACTACCACGCTTTCCTCACCTCCTTCCGGGTGCGGCGCCTGCCCGTGGCCCCGGAGCCCAGTGGGGAGCACCTCCTGGTCCTGGCCCCCCATCCCGACGACGAGGTGCTGGCAGCGGCGGGGCTCATGCGCCGCACCTTGCGAAGGGGCGGGCGGGTCAGCGTGGTCTACCTCACCTCGGGGGATGCCTTTGACCTGGCCGCGGGTAGTCCCCTGCCTTCCAAGGAAGCCATGCGCCGCTTGGCCCTGAGGCGGATGGTGGAGGCCTGGCGGGGCCTAAAGGTCCTAGGCCTTTCCCGGGAGGACGCCTACTTCCTGGGCTTCCCCGACCAGGGGCTTTTCCACCTTTTCACCACCCACTATTACCTGGCCTACGAAAGCCCCTACACCGGGCTCAAGGCCGTGGCCTACCCCGGGTGCTACCGCCCGGGGCTGCCCTACACGGGTAAGGCCCTCGAGGCCACCCTGGTGGAGCTCATGGAGAAGCTCCGGCCCAGCCGCATCCTCCTTCCTAGCCCCCTGGACGCCCACCGGGACCACCAGGCCACCGGGTATTTCGGCATGCAGGCCGCGGCCTCCTTGGGCCTGGAGGGGCGGCTGGAGTACTACCTGATCCACGGGGGGTACCAGTACCCCCTGCCCAAGGGCCTCCACCCCCGGCTGCCCCTCTACCCGCCCCCCCGGGGAAGGGGTCTTCCCTGGCGGCGCTTCCCCCTTTCTGAGGAGGAGGTGGGCCTGAAGGAGAAGGCCATAAGGGCCCACCGCAGCCAGATGCGGCTTCTTGGACGCTTCCTCTTGGCCTTCGTGCGCCAGAACGAGCTCTTCAGCCCCCTCCCCATCCCCGCCAAGGAGGTGCTAGCCGCGGAGGAGGAGGGGTGGGCCGTCCTCGAGGGGCGGGAGGTCTTCTAG
- a CDS encoding DEAD/DEAH box helicase codes for MLPEALKGFASYREWLEEDPEFRGRIVFARTLPPRPPRREAYGGAFAGVLQALGLKPFTHQKEALLQVEAGRNLVMAYSTAAGKSLVFQAPVLKAALEGATSLLLFPTKALAHDQLRRLRAMAETLGVKGVYPYDGDTSGELRRKAREEGLVLLSNPDMLHFGLLPRHGDWAPFLSRLRYLVLDELHAYRGVFGTHVALVLFRLLRLARHYGANPQVIAASATIGNAREHAETLTGLPFVELRETVARSEREVLVLLPKALDKKGERRRSPLLEAAYLARALAEGGLRGLVFVGARKSAELIARYAAHPAVRPYRAGYTARERRRLEEALKRGEVRVLVSTSALELGVDIGELDAVVLVGYPGSVAAFWQRAGRAGRGERRALVVFIPREDPLDEYFLHRPELLLGSPPEAAVADPTNPVLCPLHLHAAAWEMPLSREEVLCPGALAELRAKEGRWYTPKRHPHREVSLRGLGATFTLRGPEGEVLGYLDERQAYWEAHPGAIYLHGGESYLVRNVDAKRREVWLLPALEDYYTEPRAETHLEVLEGEPVGHGVWVGRVVLRERVVAYVKKRFFTGSVLEEVPLELPEITFPTEALWFHPPQTVPPHRIPGGIHALEHAMIGLLPLFVLAERQDIGGLSYPFYPQPLPSGGGPTLFVYDGYPGGVGYARAAARRFPEWMAATLELLKGCPCAEGCPRCVLSPKCGNGNQYLDKEAALLLAASLTLSLPPRRVH; via the coding sequence GTGCTGCCCGAGGCCCTGAAGGGGTTTGCCAGCTACCGGGAGTGGCTGGAAGAAGACCCCGAGTTCCGGGGGCGGATCGTCTTCGCCCGCACCCTTCCCCCCAGACCCCCCAGGCGGGAGGCCTACGGGGGGGCCTTCGCCGGGGTGCTCCAGGCCCTGGGCCTGAAGCCCTTCACCCACCAGAAGGAGGCCCTCCTCCAGGTGGAGGCGGGGCGGAACCTGGTCATGGCCTACTCCACCGCCGCGGGCAAGAGCCTGGTCTTCCAGGCCCCGGTGCTCAAGGCGGCCCTGGAGGGGGCCACAAGCCTCCTCCTCTTCCCCACCAAGGCCCTGGCCCACGACCAGCTGCGGCGGCTTAGGGCCATGGCCGAGACCCTGGGGGTCAAGGGGGTATACCCTTACGACGGGGATACCTCTGGCGAACTGCGGCGCAAGGCGCGGGAAGAGGGCCTGGTCCTCCTCTCCAACCCGGACATGCTCCACTTCGGCCTCCTGCCCCGGCACGGGGACTGGGCCCCCTTCCTCTCCCGGCTCCGCTACCTGGTCCTGGACGAGCTCCACGCCTACCGCGGGGTCTTTGGCACCCACGTGGCCTTGGTCCTCTTCCGCCTCCTGCGCCTGGCCCGCCACTACGGGGCCAACCCCCAGGTGATCGCGGCCAGCGCCACCATCGGCAACGCCCGGGAGCACGCGGAAACCCTCACCGGCCTCCCCTTTGTGGAGCTTAGGGAAACGGTGGCCCGCTCGGAGCGGGAGGTTCTGGTCCTCCTGCCCAAGGCCCTGGATAAGAAAGGGGAAAGGCGGCGGAGTCCCCTCCTGGAGGCCGCCTACCTGGCCCGGGCCCTGGCGGAGGGGGGCTTGCGGGGCCTGGTCTTCGTGGGGGCAAGGAAGTCCGCCGAGCTCATCGCCCGCTACGCCGCCCACCCCGCGGTGCGCCCCTACCGTGCGGGCTACACCGCCCGGGAAAGGCGCCGCTTGGAGGAGGCCCTGAAGCGGGGGGAGGTGCGGGTCCTGGTCTCCACCAGCGCCCTGGAGCTGGGGGTGGATATCGGGGAGCTGGACGCCGTGGTCCTGGTAGGCTACCCGGGCTCGGTGGCCGCTTTCTGGCAGCGGGCGGGCAGGGCGGGGCGGGGAGAGCGGCGCGCCCTGGTGGTCTTCATCCCCCGGGAAGACCCCCTGGACGAGTACTTCCTCCACCGCCCCGAGCTCCTCCTGGGAAGCCCCCCGGAGGCAGCGGTGGCCGACCCAACGAACCCCGTCCTTTGCCCCTTGCACCTGCACGCCGCCGCCTGGGAGATGCCCCTGTCCCGGGAGGAGGTCCTCTGCCCGGGGGCCCTGGCGGAGCTGCGGGCAAAGGAGGGGCGGTGGTACACGCCCAAACGCCATCCCCACCGGGAGGTTTCCCTAAGGGGCCTGGGGGCCACCTTCACCCTGAGGGGGCCGGAAGGGGAGGTCCTGGGGTACTTGGACGAGCGCCAGGCCTACTGGGAGGCCCACCCGGGAGCGATCTACCTGCACGGGGGGGAGAGCTACCTGGTGCGCAACGTGGACGCCAAAAGGCGGGAGGTCTGGCTCCTGCCGGCCCTCGAGGACTACTACACCGAGCCCCGGGCGGAAACCCACCTGGAGGTCCTGGAAGGGGAACCCGTGGGGCACGGGGTCTGGGTGGGGCGGGTGGTGCTGAGGGAGCGGGTGGTGGCCTACGTGAAGAAGCGCTTCTTCACCGGAAGCGTCCTGGAGGAAGTACCCCTGGAGCTTCCCGAGATCACCTTTCCCACCGAGGCCCTATGGTTCCACCCCCCGCAGACCGTCCCACCCCACCGGATCCCCGGGGGGATCCACGCCCTGGAACACGCCATGATCGGCCTCCTCCCCCTCTTCGTCCTGGCGGAAAGGCAGGACATCGGCGGCCTCTCCTACCCCTTCTACCCCCAGCCCCTGCCCTCAGGGGGTGGGCCCACCCTCTTCGTCTACGACGGCTACCCCGGGGGCGTGGGCTACGCCCGGGCCGCCGCCCGGCGCTTTCCCGAGTGGATGGCCGCCACCCTAGAACTCCTGAAGGGCTGCCCCTGCGCGGAGGGCTGCCCCCGGTGCGTCCTCTCCCCCAAGTGCGGCAACGGCAACCAGTACCTGGACAAGGAAGCGGCCCTTCTCCTGGCCGCCAGCCTCACCCTCTCCCTGCCCCCCAGGAGGGTGCACTAG
- a CDS encoding type II secretion system F family protein has protein sequence MPVYQYKARDRQGRLVEATIEAEDLRTAARLLRDRGLFVAEIKEPGRGLQAEVRLPALERGPGLKDLAIFSRQLATMLGAGLTLLQSLAILERQTENKKFREILKQVRTDIEGGLAFSDALAKHKLFSRLYVNLVRAGETSGGLDVILDRLASFLEKELELRGKIRSAMTYPIIVFVFAVGVAYFLLTGIVPQFAQILTDLGSELPLLTRFLIAVSNFLRAATLPLLLLAVVLFFVYRWYYGTPQGRKVIDRIKLRIPVFGNLNRKTAVARFSRTLALLMSSGVNIVESLDITKGTAGNVVVEEIVEAAKLRIQQGDPLNLTLAQHPFVFPPMVSSMVAIGEETGALDTLLSKIADFYEREVDEAVASLTAAIEPLMIIFLGVIVGLIVAGMFLPLFRIIGTLSAQ, from the coding sequence ATGCCAGTCTACCAGTATAAGGCCCGGGATCGGCAGGGCCGCCTGGTGGAGGCCACCATTGAGGCGGAGGACCTGCGCACCGCCGCCCGGCTCCTGCGTGACCGGGGCCTTTTCGTGGCCGAGATCAAGGAGCCCGGCCGGGGCCTGCAGGCGGAGGTCCGCCTTCCCGCCCTGGAGCGGGGTCCAGGCCTGAAGGACCTGGCCATCTTCTCCCGGCAGCTCGCCACCATGCTGGGGGCGGGCCTTACCCTCCTCCAGTCCCTGGCCATTCTGGAGCGGCAGACGGAGAACAAGAAGTTCCGGGAGATCCTCAAACAGGTGCGCACGGACATCGAGGGGGGCCTGGCCTTCTCCGATGCCCTGGCCAAGCACAAGCTCTTCTCCCGGCTTTACGTGAACCTGGTGCGGGCCGGGGAGACCTCGGGCGGTCTGGACGTGATCCTGGACCGCTTGGCCAGCTTCCTGGAGAAGGAGCTGGAACTCAGGGGCAAGATCCGCAGCGCCATGACCTACCCCATCATCGTCTTCGTCTTCGCCGTGGGCGTGGCCTACTTCCTCCTCACCGGCATCGTGCCCCAGTTCGCCCAGATCCTCACGGACCTCGGCTCGGAGCTCCCCCTGCTCACCCGCTTCCTGATTGCGGTTTCCAACTTCCTGCGGGCCGCCACCCTGCCCCTTCTCCTCTTGGCCGTGGTCCTCTTCTTCGTCTACCGCTGGTACTACGGCACCCCCCAGGGGCGGAAGGTCATCGACCGGATCAAGCTCCGCATCCCCGTCTTTGGCAACCTGAACCGAAAGACGGCCGTGGCCCGCTTCTCCCGTACCCTGGCCCTCCTCATGAGTAGCGGGGTGAACATCGTGGAGTCCTTGGACATCACCAAGGGCACCGCGGGCAACGTGGTGGTGGAGGAGATCGTGGAGGCGGCCAAGCTCCGCATCCAGCAGGGCGATCCCTTGAACCTGACCCTGGCCCAGCACCCCTTCGTCTTCCCCCCCATGGTGAGCTCCATGGTGGCCATCGGCGAGGAGACGGGGGCCTTGGACACCCTGCTCTCCAAGATCGCCGACTTCTACGAGCGGGAGGTGGACGAGGCCGTGGCCAGCCTCACCGCGGCCATTGAGCCCCTCATGATCATCTTCCTGGGGGTGATCGTGGGCCTGATCGTGGCCGGGATGTTCCTGCCCCTTTTCCGCATCATCGGCACCCTCTCCGCGCAATAA
- a CDS encoding adenylate cyclase encodes MRCDCGQKNPPEARFCMACGRALGRVLPQEKRWVSVVFFDLVDSSRRFQEGLNTAYQHLQEALEEAARRVRAKGGFVHRFLGDGILALFGAPRARGKEPWHALEAALEMVRASSFPSRAGVASGEVLWAPLGSGQAGEPTAVGPPVVLAERLSKLASPGQVLTEGETLAWAPGVRASPLGPREVKGLGSLEVWAVEAVELDLGENRPLLDRLRQHLRHPPARLNLVGPPGSGKSLLLDKFLENPPYPVVLLERMGRETPLRATLRQAVETAFGEPEHLLAQASLPGELALAWRYSLGLVPRPPWERQALEEGILKAWQQVLAHLPHPILLVLKDLHAPDPTLKRFLQEALPQALLLVESRTPLFAPTLEVSGLRAPPLLALQGALDALPYEERRALLVLGVLEEAPKGLLEELAGPFSWARLEEEGLVAEGRPRPEVVLAAQGLVPEGEAKAWHRRAALLHREQGNLEAFAHHLQRAGEAREAALTWRLLAQRAWRQGHPEAAIPLYRKALEAAPEPLRPALRAELQDAQASLGLAPEAPEGPRAQDPILQALRQAPDPLDLLPLLPGLKPYPLEEAQARLLLAGALWRAFQPRLALEVLETPHPMVPKALKLHFRSLRAGLLMDLGHYPEAEALLREEGEGDLEAHARFQATRIRFLLETGRLEEALAEGEAAYRETPHPWLAAALLSAWALRGRFPEPLFHEALRHPDGRGLVLLALAHHRWRQGHDPTPLLKEALREARHRRNPYVYHLTLTSLALYLWPKAPRRAKALSQHLLYQTHRTGFAVHLEVARLLRAQLLLEEGERVDHLLGFAPSVPLTQVWRAVLAGEAPLGNLRGYGILGRWVRELWRRRRAEWTRLRR; translated from the coding sequence ATGCGCTGCGACTGCGGGCAGAAAAACCCCCCGGAGGCCCGGTTCTGCATGGCCTGCGGCCGGGCCCTGGGAAGGGTGCTGCCCCAAGAAAAGCGCTGGGTTAGCGTGGTCTTCTTTGATCTGGTGGACTCCAGCCGCCGCTTCCAGGAAGGGCTCAACACCGCCTACCAGCACCTGCAAGAGGCCCTGGAGGAGGCCGCCCGCCGGGTGCGGGCCAAGGGAGGGTTCGTGCACCGCTTCTTGGGGGACGGGATCCTGGCCCTCTTCGGGGCCCCCCGGGCCCGGGGCAAGGAACCCTGGCACGCCCTGGAAGCCGCTCTGGAAATGGTCCGGGCCTCCTCCTTCCCCAGCCGGGCCGGGGTGGCCAGCGGCGAAGTGCTCTGGGCGCCCTTGGGAAGCGGCCAGGCCGGGGAACCCACCGCGGTGGGCCCCCCGGTGGTCCTGGCCGAGCGCCTTTCCAAGCTGGCCTCCCCGGGGCAGGTGCTCACCGAGGGCGAGACCCTGGCCTGGGCCCCCGGGGTGCGGGCAAGCCCCCTGGGCCCCCGGGAGGTCAAGGGCCTGGGAAGCCTCGAGGTCTGGGCCGTGGAGGCCGTGGAGCTGGACCTGGGGGAGAACCGCCCCCTCCTGGACCGCCTGCGCCAGCACCTGCGCCATCCCCCGGCCCGCCTCAACCTGGTGGGCCCCCCGGGCAGCGGCAAAAGCCTCCTCCTGGACAAGTTCCTGGAAAACCCCCCCTACCCCGTGGTGCTCCTGGAGCGGATGGGCCGGGAAACCCCCTTGCGGGCCACCCTGCGCCAGGCGGTGGAGACGGCCTTTGGGGAGCCGGAACACCTCCTGGCCCAGGCCTCCCTGCCCGGGGAGCTGGCCTTGGCCTGGCGCTACAGCCTAGGCCTGGTGCCCCGCCCCCCCTGGGAGCGCCAGGCCCTGGAGGAAGGCATCCTGAAGGCCTGGCAGCAGGTCTTGGCCCACCTCCCCCACCCCATCCTCCTGGTCCTCAAGGACCTGCACGCCCCAGACCCCACCCTGAAGAGGTTCCTGCAGGAAGCCCTGCCCCAGGCCCTGCTCCTGGTGGAAAGCCGCACCCCCCTGTTTGCGCCCACCCTGGAGGTTTCCGGCCTGCGGGCCCCGCCCCTTTTGGCCCTGCAAGGGGCTTTGGATGCCCTGCCCTACGAGGAGCGCCGGGCCCTGCTGGTCCTCGGGGTACTGGAGGAGGCGCCCAAGGGCCTACTGGAGGAGCTTGCGGGTCCTTTCTCCTGGGCGCGGCTGGAGGAGGAAGGCCTGGTGGCCGAAGGCAGGCCCCGCCCCGAGGTGGTCCTGGCCGCCCAAGGCCTGGTGCCCGAGGGGGAGGCCAAGGCCTGGCACCGGCGCGCCGCCCTCCTCCACCGGGAGCAAGGAAACCTGGAGGCCTTCGCCCACCACCTGCAACGGGCCGGGGAAGCCCGGGAAGCGGCCCTCACCTGGCGGCTCCTGGCGCAACGGGCCTGGCGGCAGGGCCACCCTGAGGCCGCCATCCCCCTTTACCGCAAGGCCCTGGAGGCCGCCCCCGAGCCCCTGCGCCCCGCCCTCCGGGCGGAGCTCCAAGACGCCCAGGCGTCGTTGGGCCTGGCCCCCGAGGCCCCGGAGGGTCCCCGGGCCCAGGACCCCATCCTCCAGGCCCTAAGGCAGGCCCCAGACCCCTTGGACCTCCTCCCCCTCCTTCCCGGCCTCAAGCCCTACCCCTTGGAGGAGGCCCAGGCCCGGCTTCTCCTGGCGGGAGCCCTGTGGCGGGCCTTCCAGCCCCGCCTGGCCCTGGAGGTGCTGGAAACGCCCCACCCCATGGTGCCCAAGGCCCTCAAGCTCCACTTCCGCAGCCTGAGGGCCGGCCTCCTCATGGACCTGGGGCACTACCCGGAGGCCGAGGCCTTGCTCCGGGAAGAGGGGGAGGGGGACCTCGAGGCCCACGCCCGCTTCCAAGCCACCCGGATCCGCTTCCTCCTGGAGACGGGCCGCCTGGAGGAGGCCCTGGCAGAGGGGGAGGCCGCCTACCGGGAAACCCCCCACCCCTGGCTGGCCGCGGCCCTCCTGAGCGCCTGGGCCCTGCGGGGGCGCTTTCCCGAACCCCTTTTCCACGAGGCCCTAAGGCACCCAGACGGCCGGGGCCTGGTCCTCCTGGCCCTGGCCCACCACCGCTGGCGCCAGGGCCATGACCCCACCCCCCTCCTCAAGGAGGCCCTGCGGGAAGCCCGCCACCGCCGCAACCCCTACGTCTACCACCTCACCCTTACCTCCTTGGCCCTTTACCTCTGGCCCAAGGCCCCCAGGAGGGCCAAGGCCCTTTCCCAGCACCTCCTCTACCAGACCCACCGCACGGGCTTCGCCGTGCACCTGGAGGTGGCCCGGCTCCTCCGGGCCCAGCTCCTTCTGGAAGAGGGGGAGCGGGTGGACCACCTCCTGGGCTTCGCCCCCTCGGTCCCCCTCACCCAGGTCTGGCGGGCGGTCCTGGCCGGGGAAGCCCCCTTGGGGAACCTCCGGGGGTACGGTATCCTGGGAAGGTGGGTTAGGGAGCTCTGGCGCAGGCGGAGGGCGGAATGGACACGGCTCAGGCGGTAG
- a CDS encoding L-threonylcarbamoyladenylate synthase, with amino-acid sequence MEEVYQKELAEAAEVLKRGGLVAFPTDTVFGVMARMEDEAACRRIYALKGREEKKPLQVLVADLESALGLTELGELRDRFLRLAEAFWPGGLTVVVPGRNIPPWISQDGSVGLRMPDHPWLRELLRRVGGYAAATSLNRSGEPPVRTEAEARAFAVDYVFPGEAGGLASSVVDLRTGEVLREGAIPKEALRPYLRDA; translated from the coding sequence ATGGAAGAAGTATACCAGAAGGAGCTGGCCGAAGCGGCGGAGGTCCTCAAGCGGGGAGGGCTCGTGGCCTTCCCCACGGACACGGTCTTCGGGGTGATGGCCCGGATGGAAGACGAGGCCGCCTGCCGCCGCATCTACGCCCTCAAGGGGCGGGAAGAGAAGAAGCCCCTCCAGGTCCTGGTGGCCGACCTGGAAAGCGCCCTGGGGCTTACGGAGCTGGGGGAGCTGAGGGACCGCTTCCTCCGCCTGGCCGAGGCCTTCTGGCCCGGAGGGCTCACCGTGGTGGTTCCCGGGCGGAACATCCCCCCGTGGATCAGCCAGGACGGCTCCGTGGGCTTAAGGATGCCTGACCACCCCTGGCTGAGGGAACTCCTGCGGCGGGTGGGCGGGTACGCCGCGGCCACCAGCCTCAACAGGAGCGGGGAACCCCCGGTGCGCACCGAGGCCGAGGCCCGGGCCTTCGCCGTGGACTACGTCTTCCCCGGGGAGGCCGGGGGGCTGGCCTCCAGCGTGGTGGACCTGCGCACGGGGGAGGTCCTGCGGGAAGGGGCCATCCCCAAGGAGGCCCTGCGGCCCTACCTTCGGGATGCCTAG